One stretch of Streptomyces agglomeratus DNA includes these proteins:
- a CDS encoding FMN reductase translates to MTNLTVISGGLRQPSSTRLLADRLESAVRTEMGALRLNATSSIVELRPLGHTVIDAMLTGFAAPPLEEAFENVAAADGVIAVTPAFNASFSGLFKSFFDVLPEETLADMPVLIGATGGTERHSLVLEHALRPMFSYLHAIVSPRGVYAATADFGAGEGSGLSGRIGAAAADFARLVQGCGAHQRHDSFQDELTSMEQLLKDGSPPAP, encoded by the coding sequence ATGACAAACCTGACGGTCATCAGCGGCGGACTGCGCCAGCCATCTTCCACACGTCTTCTTGCGGACCGCCTCGAATCAGCAGTCCGCACCGAGATGGGTGCCCTGCGTCTCAACGCCACCTCCTCCATCGTGGAGCTGCGGCCCCTGGGCCATACCGTCATAGACGCGATGCTCACCGGGTTCGCCGCCCCTCCGCTGGAGGAGGCGTTCGAGAATGTCGCCGCCGCAGACGGCGTCATCGCGGTGACGCCGGCGTTCAACGCCTCCTTCAGCGGCCTGTTCAAGTCGTTCTTCGACGTGCTGCCAGAGGAAACCCTCGCGGACATGCCAGTGCTGATCGGCGCCACGGGCGGAACCGAACGACATTCACTCGTGCTCGAACACGCACTGCGGCCGATGTTCTCGTACCTCCACGCGATCGTCTCCCCCAGAGGCGTCTACGCCGCTACCGCAGATTTCGGCGCCGGGGAAGGCTCCGGACTCAGCGGGCGCATCGGCGCTGCCGCGGCCGACTTCGCCCGGCTGGTCCAGGGGTGCGGTGCCCACCAGCGACATGACTCCTTCCAGGACGAACTCACATCGATGGAGCAACTCCTGAAAGATGGATCGCCTCCGGCCCCGTAG
- a CDS encoding universal stress protein, protein MTSAMQPPERPIVAGIDRGPGHEDLVRFAAREAALHTRPLHIAHALELPLPGRSISDEKESRSAAKASAQLVEHYERLAREEVPGLSVGGELIMGPAAAGLVERSADAELIVIGHGGSGGFARLPLGSVSWHVATHAECPVVVVRPSETAERPDNRVVVGVDTDDASLQALDMAYLEAGLRGARLDVVHCAVDIATSPTGAITTVPLDPTRVRSGQREFFDTELRRRRDRHPGVQVNLRIDHSSPGPLLVEASTGACLLVVGSHRRTGVRRFLLGSVSAAVLHTAHCPVAVVPGHRDS, encoded by the coding sequence ATGACCAGTGCCATGCAGCCGCCGGAGCGCCCCATCGTTGCCGGTATCGACAGGGGGCCAGGCCATGAGGATCTCGTACGCTTCGCAGCCCGCGAGGCAGCGTTGCACACACGCCCCCTGCACATCGCGCACGCCTTGGAGCTGCCACTGCCCGGAAGGTCCATCTCGGACGAGAAGGAGAGCCGCTCCGCGGCCAAAGCGAGTGCACAGCTGGTGGAGCATTACGAGCGACTGGCCCGCGAGGAGGTTCCCGGCCTCTCCGTCGGCGGCGAACTGATCATGGGGCCCGCGGCCGCCGGGCTGGTTGAACGCTCTGCGGATGCGGAGCTGATCGTGATCGGCCATGGGGGCAGTGGTGGATTTGCCCGGCTGCCGCTGGGATCGGTGAGCTGGCATGTGGCCACGCACGCCGAGTGCCCCGTCGTCGTCGTGCGTCCCTCCGAGACGGCGGAGCGGCCCGACAATCGTGTCGTGGTCGGCGTCGACACCGACGACGCCTCGCTGCAGGCCCTTGACATGGCATATCTGGAAGCCGGTCTGCGCGGTGCTCGCCTCGACGTAGTGCACTGCGCCGTCGATATCGCCACGTCTCCCACAGGGGCCATCACAACCGTCCCGCTGGACCCCACACGGGTGAGAAGCGGCCAGCGGGAATTCTTCGACACCGAACTAAGAAGGCGGCGTGACCGCCACCCCGGCGTACAAGTGAACCTACGCATCGACCACTCCTCACCCGGACCGCTGCTCGTCGAAGCCTCCACCGGTGCTTGCCTGCTCGTCGTCGGATCCCATCGACGTACCGGGGTTCGCCGATTCCTGCTCGGGTCGGTCAGCGCCGCAGTGCTGCACACCGCACACTGCCCAGTCGCCGTAGTACCTGGTCACCGCGATAGCTGA
- the folE gene encoding GTP cyclohydrolase I produces the protein MNDQLPQMNGPPPVAGLVGESLVPVTDEIEWAAVSPRQITPEEWQRFEDHLKEIFEALGLAVGSAATADTPRRFLRALFDATSGYEGDEKLVTAFETECHGGSDCRISQIVEGPIPFFALCEHHALPFFGKAYVGYVAHEHILGLSKLTRLVRLFARRFSVQERIGHQLAESLQQIMLPHGVAVHLEAVHLCTQMRGVREIESSTRTTHWRGTYDEDPQLRGEFFTLCGQRGLAGHG, from the coding sequence ATGAACGATCAACTGCCGCAGATGAACGGTCCCCCGCCCGTCGCAGGGCTGGTCGGCGAGAGCCTCGTGCCCGTTACAGATGAGATCGAGTGGGCGGCCGTCTCTCCGCGGCAGATCACCCCCGAGGAGTGGCAGCGGTTCGAGGACCACCTCAAGGAGATCTTCGAGGCACTGGGCCTGGCCGTCGGGTCAGCGGCCACGGCCGACACACCCCGTCGCTTTCTGCGCGCCCTCTTCGACGCCACCAGCGGTTACGAGGGCGACGAAAAGCTGGTGACCGCCTTCGAGACCGAATGCCACGGCGGGTCGGACTGCCGGATCAGCCAGATCGTCGAAGGACCGATCCCGTTCTTCGCCCTATGTGAGCATCACGCTCTGCCGTTCTTCGGCAAGGCGTACGTCGGGTACGTCGCACACGAGCACATCCTCGGCCTGTCCAAACTGACCAGGCTGGTACGGCTGTTCGCCCGCCGCTTCTCGGTGCAAGAACGCATCGGCCACCAACTCGCCGAATCCTTGCAGCAAATCATGCTGCCACACGGCGTCGCGGTCCATTTGGAAGCGGTGCATCTGTGCACGCAGATGCGCGGCGTACGGGAGATCGAGTCCAGCACCCGTACCACCCATTGGCGGGGCACCTACGACGAGGATCCGCAACTGCGGGGAGAATTCTTCACGTTGTGCGGCCAACGCGGCCTGGCCGGTCATGGCTGA
- a CDS encoding SLC13 family permease, whose translation MDVTAWLAVAVFAAVYILIATEWVHRVAAALGGAVVMPVIGATHAEHAFFSEDAGIDWNVIFLLLGMMLIVSVLKRTGVFEFIAIWAAKRARGRPYRLMVLLTVATAFLSAWLDNVTTVLLIAPVTILVCTRLGLPVIPYLIAEVMACNIGGAATLIGDPPNIMIGSRADLSFNDFLIHMAPIVVVLMAVFVLMTRVMFRSAFRYDPERVDAVMELREREAIKDVRLLVVSGVVVVIVMAGFVLHTTLHLEPSVVAISGGLVLLAVSRLSPADVVKDVEWETLAFFTGLFVMVGAMVQTGVIADLGEAAARATEGELLGTSMALTFGSVVPSAVIDNIPFVASVSPIVSEIVASAGGPQQAQMLWWSFALGADLGGNATIIASSANVVVVGIAERSGHHISFWQFSRYGLIVTAVTVTVSALYVWLRYFALA comes from the coding sequence GTGGATGTCACTGCGTGGCTGGCCGTGGCGGTGTTCGCCGCCGTCTATATCCTGATCGCGACGGAGTGGGTGCACCGCGTCGCGGCGGCCCTCGGCGGCGCAGTGGTGATGCCGGTCATCGGAGCGACCCACGCAGAGCACGCCTTCTTCTCGGAAGACGCCGGTATCGACTGGAACGTCATCTTCCTGCTGCTCGGCATGATGCTGATCGTCTCCGTCCTCAAACGGACCGGCGTCTTCGAGTTCATCGCGATCTGGGCGGCGAAACGGGCCCGGGGCAGACCGTACCGGCTGATGGTGCTGCTGACGGTGGCGACCGCGTTCCTGTCCGCCTGGCTCGACAATGTCACCACCGTCCTGCTGATCGCACCGGTGACGATCCTGGTGTGCACCCGGCTCGGGCTGCCGGTCATCCCGTACCTCATCGCCGAGGTCATGGCCTGCAACATCGGCGGTGCGGCCACCCTGATCGGCGATCCACCCAACATCATGATCGGTTCGCGCGCCGACCTTTCCTTCAACGACTTCCTGATCCATATGGCGCCCATCGTCGTCGTGCTGATGGCCGTCTTCGTCCTGATGACCCGGGTGATGTTCCGGAGCGCGTTCCGCTACGACCCCGAGCGGGTGGATGCGGTGATGGAACTGCGTGAACGGGAGGCGATCAAGGACGTGCGGCTGCTCGTCGTCAGCGGTGTGGTGGTCGTGATCGTGATGGCGGGCTTCGTGCTGCACACCACCCTCCATCTGGAGCCCTCCGTCGTGGCCATCAGCGGCGGACTGGTCCTGCTCGCCGTCTCCCGGCTGAGTCCCGCCGACGTCGTCAAGGACGTGGAGTGGGAAACGCTCGCGTTCTTCACCGGGCTGTTTGTGATGGTCGGCGCGATGGTGCAGACCGGCGTGATCGCAGACCTCGGCGAAGCTGCCGCCCGGGCCACCGAGGGGGAACTACTCGGCACCTCCATGGCCCTGACCTTCGGATCGGTCGTCCCCTCGGCCGTCATCGACAACATTCCGTTCGTGGCATCCGTCAGCCCGATCGTCTCCGAGATCGTCGCCTCGGCAGGCGGGCCCCAACAGGCCCAAATGCTGTGGTGGTCCTTCGCGCTCGGCGCGGACCTGGGCGGAAACGCCACGATCATCGCCTCCTCCGCGAATGTCGTCGTCGTAGGCATCGCTGAACGCAGCGGTCACCACATCTCGTTCTGGCAGTTCAGCCGCTACGGCCTGATCGTCACCGCAGTCACCGTCACCGTGTCGGCCCTGTATGTATGGCTTCGTTACTTCGCCCTGGCCTGA
- a CDS encoding gluconokinase, giving the protein MSHNTAPLVVVMGVSASGKTTVGRLLAQRLGVPYAEADDFHPAANVAKMQAGHPLDDEDRRPWLDEIARWLTDQADSGGVVSCSALRRRYRDRLASAARHVFFLHLDGSPELIAARITARQGHFMPPGLLETQFADLEPLGDDEAGAAIPIDGTPQETAALAHAAVTSS; this is encoded by the coding sequence ATGTCTCACAACACTGCTCCATTGGTCGTGGTCATGGGAGTGTCGGCCTCGGGAAAGACCACGGTGGGCCGACTGCTGGCACAGCGCCTCGGTGTTCCATACGCCGAGGCGGACGACTTCCACCCCGCAGCCAATGTGGCCAAGATGCAAGCCGGCCATCCGCTCGATGACGAAGACCGCCGCCCCTGGCTAGACGAAATCGCACGATGGCTGACCGACCAAGCGGACAGCGGTGGAGTCGTCTCGTGCTCGGCGCTGAGGCGGCGTTACCGTGACCGGCTGGCTTCCGCAGCGCGGCACGTCTTCTTTCTCCACCTCGATGGCTCGCCTGAGCTGATCGCCGCACGGATCACCGCGCGACAGGGCCACTTCATGCCGCCCGGCCTGCTGGAGACGCAGTTTGCCGACCTCGAACCTCTGGGCGACGACGAAGCGGGCGCGGCCATCCCGATCGACGGTACGCCGCAAGAGACCGCCGCCCTCGCTCATGCCGCCGTCACCTCCTCCTGA
- a CDS encoding FUSC family protein — protein MARSRTAAALRTWLAETWPLVQATAAATVAWVIAVRIGDHAAPFFAPIAAVVALNFGRGERGRNALRLLLGVCIGIVIGELTVVVLGSGWDSLALATFVALVIAQALGANRLMRVQAAAGAILTIAAASGTSDGGAGVNRLIDALIGAGVALVFTQVLFPPEPLALVRRAERAALAIMAEGLRLTAEAIGRGRDDEELHAGLIGCMSGVREHLAEVGRAGPAGARVAGHSLIWRYRRPAAAWTNQEAAQIQLLGASCLMLMRTAVSADLPGQDRLAQAVRELAGAITDLSADLGSHRIRQRAVDRAFAVARRAGEAPAPSMEREAAAAGVRFLCLDIMIFAGAAPGEASAVLQRDAGKPRAMAPPEDFHLPGLPSGTVLHRLRRRLAGRRRRRR, from the coding sequence ATGGCCCGTTCGCGCACGGCCGCCGCGTTGCGGACGTGGCTCGCCGAGACCTGGCCGCTGGTACAGGCGACGGCAGCTGCCACGGTGGCCTGGGTGATTGCTGTCCGGATCGGCGATCACGCTGCTCCGTTCTTTGCTCCGATCGCCGCAGTGGTCGCTCTCAACTTCGGGCGCGGTGAGCGGGGCCGCAACGCCCTGCGGCTGCTCCTCGGGGTGTGCATTGGCATCGTGATCGGAGAACTCACGGTCGTGGTCCTCGGAAGCGGCTGGGACAGCCTGGCGCTGGCCACGTTCGTTGCGCTGGTCATCGCCCAGGCGCTGGGCGCCAATCGCCTGATGCGCGTCCAGGCCGCCGCCGGGGCGATCCTGACCATCGCCGCTGCCAGCGGCACCAGCGACGGCGGGGCTGGTGTGAACCGGTTGATCGACGCGCTGATCGGTGCCGGGGTGGCGCTGGTTTTCACGCAGGTTCTGTTCCCTCCCGAGCCGCTCGCCCTGGTGCGCAGGGCGGAGAGGGCGGCGCTGGCAATCATGGCCGAGGGTCTTCGCCTGACGGCGGAGGCGATCGGGCGCGGCAGGGACGACGAGGAACTGCATGCGGGGCTGATCGGGTGCATGTCCGGCGTGCGGGAACACCTCGCTGAGGTGGGCAGGGCTGGACCGGCCGGCGCCCGGGTCGCCGGCCACTCGTTGATCTGGCGTTACCGGCGCCCCGCCGCCGCGTGGACGAACCAGGAGGCCGCCCAGATCCAGTTGCTGGGAGCCAGTTGTCTGATGCTCATGCGCACCGCTGTCAGCGCCGATCTGCCGGGTCAGGACAGGCTCGCGCAGGCGGTGCGGGAGCTGGCCGGAGCGATCACCGACCTCTCGGCAGACCTGGGCAGTCACCGGATCCGCCAGCGGGCGGTGGACCGTGCCTTCGCCGTCGCCCGCCGGGCCGGCGAGGCCCCTGCGCCGTCCATGGAGCGGGAAGCAGCGGCGGCCGGCGTGCGGTTCCTGTGCCTCGACATCATGATCTTCGCCGGCGCCGCCCCCGGGGAAGCTTCCGCGGTGCTTCAGCGGGACGCCGGCAAGCCGCGGGCCATGGCGCCGCCGGAAGACTTCCACCTCCCCGGCCTGCCGAGCGGGACGGTGTTGCACCGTCTGCGGCGCAGGCTGGCTGGCCGACGGCGGCGCCGACGTTGA
- a CDS encoding RibD family protein, whose product MAEDSTARPVAGTQPGSLEPLELLYEEAGQPSFGLPATLATAYGGDLGFTTPCVYANFVASLDGVVALGPEYPSSGSAISGREPADRFVMGLLRACADAVLIGAGTLRATPRHLWTPDHVCPQAAPDFRELRRSLKRATPPQLVVVTASGDVPTEHPALQSGALVATTADGARRLEGRLPPTCAILTAVQGPALRMADVLAALHTHGHTAVLTEGGPRLIGHLLGEGLLDELFLTTSPVLAGRAGTPRPGVISGLELLPNQPAWTDLISARRRDSYLFLRYRLRTPSGGPALAH is encoded by the coding sequence ATGGCTGAGGACAGCACCGCCCGCCCCGTCGCCGGAACACAGCCAGGCTCGTTGGAGCCACTGGAGTTGCTGTACGAGGAAGCCGGACAGCCCAGCTTCGGTCTGCCAGCCACGCTCGCCACGGCCTACGGTGGCGACCTGGGATTCACGACGCCGTGCGTGTACGCGAACTTCGTCGCCTCCCTTGACGGAGTGGTCGCCCTCGGCCCCGAGTATCCATCCTCCGGCTCGGCGATCAGCGGGCGTGAACCCGCGGACCGCTTCGTCATGGGACTGCTGCGCGCATGCGCCGACGCGGTACTCATCGGCGCCGGCACACTCCGAGCCACACCCCGCCACCTGTGGACCCCCGACCACGTCTGTCCGCAAGCCGCACCCGACTTCCGCGAACTACGGCGCAGCCTGAAACGCGCCACCCCACCGCAACTGGTTGTGGTCACAGCGAGCGGCGATGTGCCCACCGAGCACCCGGCCCTGCAGTCGGGCGCGCTCGTGGCCACCACCGCGGACGGCGCCCGCCGACTCGAGGGCCGCCTGCCGCCAACCTGCGCGATACTCACCGCGGTCCAAGGACCCGCCCTCCGTATGGCCGACGTCCTCGCGGCTCTCCACACCCATGGACACACCGCGGTGCTCACCGAAGGCGGACCGCGGCTCATCGGCCACCTCCTCGGCGAGGGCCTGCTGGACGAGCTGTTCCTCACGACATCCCCAGTGCTCGCCGGCCGGGCTGGCACACCCCGACCCGGGGTGATCTCCGGACTCGAACTGTTGCCGAACCAGCCGGCGTGGACGGACCTGATCAGCGCCCGCCGCCGGGACTCATATCTCTTCCTGCGCTACCGACTTCGTACCCCGAGCGGCGGCCCAGCACTGGCCCATTGA
- a CDS encoding glycoside hydrolase family 15 protein, which translates to MMCWITLDRALDLAGRHLISDRHTARWHRERQAVADFVDTRCFSERLNSYVRSAAGDALDASLLLGLLHGYRPPDDSRMRGTVSAVQQALREGPYVNRYLRTDGVPGSEGAFLACSFWLAEALARCGRIEEAVSLMDQLVALGNDVGLYSEEIDPTTNAFLGNLPQGLSHLALVSAACAIGEATR; encoded by the coding sequence ATGATGTGCTGGATCACCCTCGACCGCGCCCTCGACCTGGCGGGGCGGCATCTGATCTCGGACCGGCACACGGCCCGGTGGCACCGCGAACGTCAGGCCGTCGCCGACTTCGTCGACACCCGCTGCTTCAGCGAGCGGCTGAACAGCTATGTGCGCTCCGCCGCCGGCGACGCCCTGGACGCAAGCCTCCTGCTCGGCCTGCTGCACGGCTACCGCCCGCCCGACGACTCGCGCATGCGCGGCACCGTCTCCGCCGTCCAGCAAGCCCTCCGAGAGGGCCCCTACGTCAACCGCTACCTGCGCACCGATGGTGTGCCCGGCAGTGAGGGTGCCTTCCTGGCCTGCTCCTTCTGGCTCGCCGAGGCCCTCGCCCGATGCGGCCGTATCGAAGAAGCCGTGTCCCTCATGGACCAGCTCGTGGCCCTCGGCAACGACGTCGGCCTCTACAGCGAAGAAATCGACCCCACCACGAACGCCTTCCTCGGCAACCTGCCCCAGGGCCTGTCCCACCTGGCCCTGGTCAGCGCCGCCTGCGCGATCGGGGAGGCCACACGATGA
- a CDS encoding SMP-30/gluconolactonase/LRE family protein: MRVEQMTDPIAYHAEGPVWSPVWGGLRWVDMLAGDVLSLADGGTVTRRHVGDVAAAVRPRRQGGAVIGVERGFALEDADGTLTHLPTLWDEDRGMRMNEGGCDPDGRFYCGSMAYDKSPGAGTLYRLAPDGSVTVILTGVTISNGLEWSPDGTHAYYNDTPTQQIAVFDYDTESGLTGRRTFVTVPAEAGRPDGLTVDAQGGVWVALNNGGAVRRYSPAGALDEVIELPARKVTACAFGGPHLDELFITTSRENLEPTEDPLAGSLFRARVDIAGLPAREFAG; this comes from the coding sequence ATGCGTGTGGAGCAGATGACAGATCCGATCGCCTACCACGCCGAGGGGCCCGTATGGTCGCCGGTCTGGGGCGGCCTGCGCTGGGTCGACATGCTGGCCGGAGACGTGCTGTCCCTGGCCGACGGCGGCACCGTCACCCGCCGCCACGTGGGCGATGTTGCCGCAGCGGTGCGGCCCCGCCGCCAGGGAGGCGCGGTCATCGGAGTCGAGCGGGGCTTCGCCCTGGAGGACGCCGACGGCACCCTGACACACCTGCCCACGCTGTGGGACGAGGACCGCGGGATGCGCATGAACGAGGGCGGCTGTGACCCCGACGGCCGCTTCTACTGTGGCTCGATGGCCTACGACAAGAGCCCCGGCGCCGGCACCCTGTACCGGCTGGCGCCCGACGGCTCCGTCACGGTGATCCTCACGGGGGTCACCATCTCCAACGGGCTGGAGTGGAGCCCCGACGGCACCCACGCCTACTACAACGACACGCCCACACAGCAGATCGCCGTGTTCGACTACGACACCGAGTCGGGCCTGACCGGGCGGCGCACCTTCGTGACCGTTCCCGCCGAGGCCGGGCGCCCGGACGGGCTGACCGTCGACGCGCAAGGCGGCGTCTGGGTGGCCCTCAACAACGGTGGAGCTGTACGACGCTACTCTCCCGCCGGCGCCCTCGACGAGGTGATCGAACTGCCGGCCAGGAAAGTCACCGCCTGCGCCTTCGGAGGGCCGCACCTGGACGAGCTGTTCATCACCACATCCCGGGAAAATCTCGAACCCACAGAGGACCCGCTGGCAGGCTCACTGTTCCGCGCACGAGTCGACATCGCCGGGCTGCCCGCCCGCGAGTTCGCAGGATGA
- a CDS encoding VOC family protein, producing the protein MAHSHAAAPSGPHPAPLPTDSEPTGGGPDTRGPRLASVVVFVHDHDASADFYRELLNMEVTVRTATAALLVGRGGFQVYLRAVGPHAAHPVGHVGAQYVIWTADGPDDFQRCERVLRARSDLVDTRHGDGFTIVEGRDPSGLPVLVAYPGPDEVARLEIISRYYV; encoded by the coding sequence ATGGCACATTCACATGCAGCGGCGCCCAGCGGCCCGCATCCTGCGCCGCTTCCGACGGATTCCGAGCCGACCGGTGGCGGACCGGATACGCGCGGTCCGCGGCTTGCCTCGGTCGTGGTGTTCGTCCACGACCACGACGCATCTGCGGACTTCTACAGAGAACTGCTGAACATGGAGGTGACGGTCCGCACTGCCACTGCCGCGTTGCTCGTGGGCCGTGGCGGCTTCCAGGTGTACCTACGCGCCGTGGGCCCTCACGCCGCACACCCGGTGGGCCACGTCGGCGCACAGTACGTCATCTGGACAGCAGACGGCCCCGACGACTTCCAGCGCTGCGAGCGCGTGCTCAGAGCCCGGTCCGACCTGGTGGACACCCGGCACGGTGACGGCTTCACCATCGTCGAAGGCCGGGATCCCAGCGGCCTGCCGGTGCTGGTGGCCTACCCGGGGCCGGACGAAGTGGCACGGCTCGAGATCATCTCTCGTTACTACGTGTGA
- a CDS encoding glucose 1-dehydrogenase — MRALTVRPGEKDSLEVRDVPEPVPASGELLVEGLAVGVCGTDREIVRGEYGWAPAGREWLVLGHESLGRVRQAPLGSEFAAGDLVAGVVRRPDPEPCGACARGEFDMCRNGRYTERGIKEIDGFGAQVWCVEADYAVKLEPHLEHVGVLMEPTTVVAKAWEQVERIGARSWFEPRRALVTGAGPIGLLAALLGTQRGLEVHVLDRVTEGTKPALVRDLGATYHAEDIEQVISAVCPDVIIEATGVSELVFASLTSTAPYGVVCLTGVSPAGRRVSVDAGAINREIVLQNDAVVGSVNANLRHYRQAADALAQADLSWLERLITRRVPLERAMEAFTPQPDDVKVLVEL; from the coding sequence ATGCGTGCATTGACCGTGCGACCCGGCGAAAAGGACTCCCTGGAGGTCCGGGATGTGCCTGAGCCCGTCCCGGCTTCCGGGGAACTGCTGGTGGAGGGCCTGGCGGTGGGGGTGTGCGGAACGGACAGGGAGATCGTCCGGGGTGAGTACGGCTGGGCCCCCGCGGGCCGTGAGTGGCTGGTGCTGGGGCATGAGTCGCTCGGGCGGGTGCGGCAGGCGCCGCTCGGCAGCGAGTTCGCGGCCGGTGACCTTGTCGCCGGGGTGGTGCGCCGCCCGGACCCCGAGCCGTGCGGGGCCTGCGCTCGCGGAGAGTTCGACATGTGCCGCAACGGCCGCTACACCGAACGCGGCATCAAAGAGATCGACGGTTTCGGCGCGCAGGTGTGGTGCGTCGAGGCCGACTACGCGGTGAAGCTGGAGCCGCATCTGGAGCACGTCGGTGTGCTCATGGAACCGACCACCGTGGTGGCGAAGGCATGGGAACAGGTGGAGCGTATCGGCGCCCGTTCATGGTTCGAGCCGCGCCGCGCCCTGGTGACCGGTGCCGGGCCCATCGGTCTGCTGGCCGCCCTCCTGGGCACACAGCGCGGACTGGAGGTGCATGTGCTCGACCGGGTGACCGAAGGGACCAAGCCCGCTCTGGTACGGGACCTGGGCGCCACCTACCACGCGGAGGACATCGAGCAGGTGATCTCCGCCGTGTGCCCGGATGTCATCATCGAAGCCACGGGAGTGAGCGAGCTCGTCTTCGCCTCGTTGACGAGCACCGCACCCTACGGGGTGGTGTGCCTGACCGGTGTGTCGCCCGCCGGCCGCAGGGTGAGTGTGGACGCGGGCGCCATCAACAGGGAGATCGTGCTGCAGAACGACGCGGTGGTGGGCTCGGTCAACGCCAACCTGCGGCACTACCGCCAGGCTGCCGACGCGCTGGCCCAGGCCGACCTGTCATGGCTTGAGCGCCTGATCACCCGGCGGGTCCCGCTGGAGCGCGCGATGGAGGCGTTCACGCCACAACCGGACGACGTCAAGGTGCTCGTCGAGTTGTAG
- a CDS encoding CE1758 family FMN-dependent luciferase-like monooxygenase: protein MQFGIFTVGDVTPDPTTDRTPSEAERIQVMVTIARKAEEVGLDVFATGEHHNPPFIPSSPTTLLGYIAAQTERIILSTSTTLITTNDPVKIAEDFSMLQHLSAGRTDVMLGRGNTGPVYPWFGQDIRQAVPLTAEHYGLLRRLWREQVVDWEGKLRTPLQGFTLAPRPLDGIPPFVWHGAIRTPWIAELAAHYGDGFFSNHIFWPVSHTRSMVQRYRQRFAHHGHGKPSQAIVGLGGQVFMRHNSQDAVREFRPYFDNAPVYGHGPSLEEFTAQTPLTVGSPAQVIEKTLGFRDYAGDYQRQLFLVDHAGLPLKTVMEQLDLLGEQVVPVLRKEFAVGRPADVPAAPTHQSLRQARDTGEEHRHERQDSRAGMR, encoded by the coding sequence ATGCAGTTCGGGATCTTCACAGTCGGGGACGTCACCCCGGACCCCACCACGGACCGTACGCCCAGTGAAGCAGAACGTATCCAGGTCATGGTCACCATCGCCAGGAAAGCCGAGGAGGTCGGCCTGGACGTCTTCGCGACCGGCGAGCACCACAATCCGCCATTCATACCGTCCTCGCCCACGACACTGCTCGGCTACATCGCCGCCCAGACCGAGCGGATCATTCTGTCGACCTCGACGACGCTGATCACCACGAACGACCCGGTCAAGATCGCTGAAGATTTCAGCATGCTGCAGCACCTGTCCGCCGGGCGCACCGACGTGATGCTGGGACGGGGCAACACCGGGCCCGTGTATCCCTGGTTCGGGCAGGACATCCGCCAGGCCGTGCCACTGACCGCCGAGCACTACGGCCTGCTGCGCCGGCTGTGGCGGGAGCAGGTGGTCGACTGGGAGGGCAAGCTGCGGACACCACTGCAGGGCTTCACCCTCGCGCCACGGCCGCTGGACGGCATCCCGCCGTTCGTGTGGCATGGCGCCATCCGCACACCCTGGATCGCGGAACTCGCGGCGCACTACGGGGACGGGTTCTTCTCCAACCACATATTCTGGCCCGTCTCCCACACCCGGAGCATGGTGCAGCGCTACCGGCAGCGTTTCGCGCACCACGGCCACGGCAAGCCCTCCCAGGCCATCGTGGGTCTGGGCGGACAGGTCTTTATGCGCCACAACAGCCAGGACGCGGTACGCGAGTTCCGCCCCTACTTCGACAACGCCCCGGTCTACGGGCACGGCCCCTCACTGGAGGAGTTCACCGCGCAGACACCACTGACAGTCGGGTCGCCCGCACAGGTCATCGAGAAGACGCTGGGATTCCGCGACTACGCCGGCGACTACCAGCGGCAGCTGTTCCTCGTCGACCATGCCGGCCTGCCACTGAAGACGGTCATGGAGCAGCTGGATCTCCTCGGCGAGCAAGTGGTCCCCGTGCTTCGCAAGGAATTCGCCGTCGGCAGACCCGCCGATGTGCCCGCAGCCCCCACTCACCAGTCGCTGCGGCAGGCACGAGACACGGGCGAGGAGCATCGCCACGAACGGCAAGACAGCAGAGCAGGGATGCGGTGA